From one Syntrophales bacterium genomic stretch:
- a CDS encoding carboxypeptidase-like regulatory domain-containing protein has translation MALRIRLSAGYSWIAASILLTGAIGALPSIALGRGIEVQRTSSEFIQADPEQIVTLSFRVANRSSREETLRERVELPEGWHLVVPLFDFILGAGGEMSRIVVIRTGRPQAAGDYDVRYHVTSRRDSSVSVSESLKVIVPSRCELYLLPEGPLPERVAAGEPFSFQARLVNGGNVPITVTLSAAITGGGTVTVEPASFGLAAGDSRVVGVGGHADPALKQPRRRSVLIDAACDRLQDGRPLTARVTVPIEVVPLVAGEDIYHRFPLELSVLAGLDDHRQGMQFSLAGEGHLDENRRHRLEFSLRAPDRTGRAVLGDRDEYWMRYGTTRWTAKAGDLAYGLSDLTSHYRYGRGAGVELHVPAGSLTAGMYHAADRWGFQERRDTGGYLSHVPGPGAELRFNVLRLHYDAWSSFPATGDTLFSLQGQFRFRDRHRIEMEYGFSRGDRHNMEMSRGGREGDAKDRALRLSYNGVLFRDVGIILSSRRSGPDFSGRNSDSAVRAASLSVPLNRRMRFNSSCNRYERNLQGDPRRGSAPRENLYRSGVSMKLPLRWFVGFYYERYDRSDDLPADARRLREHNARVTAGRSAGPLWYRLEARRGRGEDLLRRVDYRSAAYEASAAFRHRRGLFISLICGFGTDDQDRGERYLLRRERYFGGSVRWKPTENGTMYGTYRRNDLDCPGRPMRERADTDHYNAGFRYRLPNGHRLELDVRRSDGSARESRTICQATYTIPLDIPLGRRQSSGSLSGKITRADVPGRAVRAGAVVYVDDTASRTDDQGRFQFLTLSPGVYELRLDERVLEEGLVVADGTSTTVTVAGGTSVERDIRLTASASLFGRIVIVEPERDPERAEGDSFLVGDGNGAGSNGGGLGGIEGILVEICRHGDLRRTISDQHGTFLFEGLHPGEWTVKVYGHNLPEHHYTERSTLSVSMAPGETGEIVVEVRPRLRRIKNVGKYRLPDEIGME, from the coding sequence ATGGCGTTGCGTATCAGACTGTCTGCCGGGTACTCCTGGATAGCCGCTTCCATTCTGTTGACCGGCGCCATAGGAGCGCTCCCCTCGATTGCTCTTGGGCGGGGAATAGAAGTGCAAAGGACATCATCTGAATTCATTCAGGCCGATCCGGAGCAAATTGTCACCCTGTCGTTCCGGGTTGCCAACCGCTCATCCCGGGAAGAAACCCTCCGGGAGCGGGTCGAACTGCCGGAGGGATGGCATCTGGTGGTGCCTCTTTTTGATTTTATTCTCGGGGCGGGCGGGGAGATGTCGCGCATCGTGGTTATCAGGACAGGGCGTCCGCAGGCCGCCGGAGACTATGATGTCCGGTATCACGTGACCAGCAGGCGTGACAGCTCCGTGAGCGTTTCTGAGTCCCTCAAGGTGATAGTTCCGTCCCGGTGCGAACTGTATCTTCTTCCGGAAGGCCCCCTGCCGGAGCGGGTGGCCGCCGGCGAACCCTTTTCATTCCAGGCCCGTCTGGTCAACGGAGGAAACGTGCCGATCACGGTGACGCTGAGCGCCGCCATCACCGGCGGCGGTACCGTCACCGTTGAGCCCGCATCCTTCGGACTTGCCGCCGGGGACAGCCGGGTGGTCGGCGTCGGCGGTCATGCCGACCCGGCGCTGAAACAGCCGCGGCGCCGGAGCGTGCTGATTGACGCCGCCTGTGATCGATTGCAGGACGGCCGGCCTCTGACGGCGCGGGTAACCGTTCCCATCGAGGTGGTTCCTCTTGTGGCGGGAGAGGACATATACCACCGCTTTCCCCTGGAACTTTCCGTCCTCGCGGGGCTCGACGATCACCGGCAGGGAATGCAGTTTTCCCTGGCAGGCGAGGGACACCTGGACGAAAACCGGCGGCACAGGCTGGAATTTTCCCTCCGCGCGCCGGACAGGACGGGCCGTGCCGTGCTCGGTGACCGCGATGAATACTGGATGCGCTACGGAACAACCCGCTGGACGGCGAAAGCCGGCGATCTGGCCTACGGGCTTTCAGACCTGACTTCACACTATCGATACGGCCGGGGCGCCGGCGTCGAGCTTCACGTGCCGGCCGGCTCCCTGACGGCGGGCATGTACCATGCGGCCGACAGGTGGGGTTTTCAGGAGCGCCGGGATACCGGCGGCTACCTTTCCCACGTCCCCGGACCCGGGGCGGAACTGCGCTTCAATGTTCTCCGGCTCCACTATGACGCCTGGAGCAGTTTTCCGGCCACCGGCGACACTCTCTTCAGCCTTCAGGGACAGTTCCGGTTCCGTGATCGGCACCGGATCGAGATGGAATACGGTTTCAGCCGCGGTGACCGTCACAACATGGAAATGAGCCGCGGCGGCAGGGAAGGCGACGCGAAGGACAGGGCGCTCCGCCTTTCCTACAACGGAGTCCTGTTCAGGGATGTGGGTATTATCCTGTCCAGCCGTCGATCGGGTCCCGATTTTTCCGGCCGGAACTCCGATTCCGCTGTACGTGCCGCATCCCTCTCGGTGCCTCTGAACAGGCGAATGCGCTTCAACAGCTCCTGCAATCGATACGAGCGCAATCTTCAGGGAGACCCGCGGCGCGGTTCCGCTCCCAGGGAGAACCTTTACCGCAGCGGAGTCAGCATGAAATTGCCCCTGCGGTGGTTTGTGGGTTTCTATTACGAGCGCTACGACCGTTCCGACGATCTGCCCGCCGACGCCCGGCGTCTTCGAGAACACAATGCCCGCGTTACCGCGGGACGAAGTGCAGGACCGCTCTGGTATCGCCTGGAGGCTCGCCGGGGCAGGGGTGAGGACCTGCTTCGCCGGGTGGATTACCGTTCCGCCGCCTATGAAGCCTCGGCGGCCTTCAGGCACCGCCGCGGCCTGTTTATTTCACTGATCTGCGGTTTCGGCACGGACGATCAGGACAGGGGCGAACGCTATCTGCTGCGGAGAGAACGGTACTTCGGTGGTTCTGTCCGCTGGAAGCCGACTGAAAACGGTACCATGTACGGTACCTACCGGCGCAATGACCTGGACTGCCCGGGCCGGCCGATGCGCGAGCGGGCCGATACCGACCATTACAACGCCGGTTTTCGCTATCGCCTGCCCAACGGCCACCGCCTGGAGCTCGACGTCCGCCGTTCCGACGGGAGCGCCCGGGAGTCCCGGACCATCTGTCAAGCCACCTATACGATTCCCCTGGATATCCCCTTGGGCCGGCGACAATCCTCCGGTTCACTGTCGGGAAAGATTACGCGGGCCGATGTTCCGGGTCGGGCGGTCCGCGCCGGTGCCGTGGTTTACGTGGACGACACGGCATCCCGAACCGACGATCAGGGGCGTTTTCAATTCCTGACACTGTCCCCGGGGGTGTATGAGCTGCGTCTGGACGAACGCGTCCTGGAAGAGGGCCTCGTGGTTGCCGACGGAACGTCAACAACGGTGACCGTAGCCGGGGGAACGTCGGTTGAACGGGACATCAGGCTGACCGCTTCGGCTTCCCTTTTCGGGCGGATTGTCATTGTTGAACCGGAGCGTGATCCAGAGCGCGCGGAGGGCGACAGTTTCCTTGTGGGCGATGGGAATGGAGCCGGCTCCAACGGGGGCGGCCTCGGCGGAATCGAGGGTATCCTGGTGGAAATATGCCGTCACGGTGACCTGCGCCGCACCATCAGCGATCAGCACGGAACGTTTCTTTTCGAGGGGTTGCACCCCGGCGAATGGACAGTGAAGGTGTACGGCCACAATCTGCCCGAGCACCATTACACTGAACGATCCACCCTGTCCGTATCCATGGCGCCGGGTGAAACGGGAGAGATTGTCGTTGAGGTCCGTCCTCGTCTCCGACGGATCAAAAATGTCGGGAAATACCGCCTGCCCGATGAAATCGGCATGGAATAG
- a CDS encoding response regulator transcription factor translates to MSINILIADDHVMFREGLTLLIERDQEMKVVGQATNGREAVTMARKLTPPIVLMDINMPRLSGIGATEIIKRTLPNVNVIMLSMYSTEEHVFRSLNAGAKGYLLKDLAGKEVLKAIRTVNAGKTYLCRQISSIVIDEYVKHRAKNNDSGSLLSILSQREYEVLRLVVEGYPSKKIADSLCIANSTADTYRHRIMKKLGASSNAELIKLALQNGLIPMDTNL, encoded by the coding sequence ATGAGCATTAACATTTTGATAGCCGATGATCACGTCATGTTCCGGGAAGGGTTAACACTTCTCATAGAAAGAGACCAGGAAATGAAGGTGGTGGGACAGGCGACCAACGGGCGGGAAGCCGTCACCATGGCCAGGAAGCTCACCCCTCCGATCGTCCTGATGGATATCAACATGCCCCGGCTCAGTGGAATCGGGGCAACGGAAATCATCAAGAGAACCCTTCCGAACGTGAACGTCATCATGCTGTCCATGTACTCCACGGAGGAGCATGTTTTCCGTTCCTTGAACGCGGGAGCGAAGGGCTACCTGCTCAAGGATCTCGCGGGAAAGGAGGTCCTGAAGGCCATCAGGACGGTAAACGCGGGGAAGACGTACCTGTGCCGGCAGATATCGTCAATCGTGATCGATGAATACGTTAAGCACCGGGCGAAAAACAACGACTCGGGCAGCCTGCTGAGCATACTCAGCCAGCGGGAATACGAAGTGCTCCGGCTGGTCGTGGAAGGATATCCGTCAAAAAAAATCGCCGACAGCCTCTGCATCGCCAACAGCACGGCCGACACCTACCGCCATCGCATCATGAAAAAATTGGGTGCGTCCAGCAACGCGGAGCTTATCAAACTGGCTCTCCAGAACGGCCTGATCCCCATGGACACGAATCTGTAA